The Deltaproteobacteria bacterium genome contains a region encoding:
- a CDS encoding ferrous iron transport protein A, giving the protein MTLLNSAVGALVEIRAILGGAAITNRMHALGFYKGSMIRVVKAAPFRGPLLIEDAKTGARVMIGRGMADKIEVISAEKT; this is encoded by the coding sequence ATGACTTTGTTAAATTCGGCAGTTGGAGCCTTAGTTGAAATTAGAGCCATATTAGGTGGTGCGGCAATAACCAACCGTATGCATGCATTGGGTTTTTATAAAGGCAGCATGATTAGGGTTGTAAAAGCCGCGCCATTTCGTGGTCCCTTATTAATCGAAGACGCAAAAACTGGTGCACGCGTAATGATTGGGCGTGGTATGGCAGATAAAATTGAGGTGATTAGTGCCGAAAAAACATAA